Sequence from the Ziziphus jujuba cultivar Dongzao chromosome 9, ASM3175591v1 genome:
TTAGCGATGAAAAACACAAAAGCTAAATCAACTATATAGTTGTTTCATAAATTCATGGAATTTGAGAATTTGCTATAATAGATAAGAGAATCTGAAAATTGAACCTTAAAAAAAGCTTGGTCTGAAGCATTAGCAAGCTCCTTATAGTAAGGATTCTCCCATGCAAGCATTGTTATGAATATCAGTCTCTGGAATGCAGGTTCCTAGGACAAACCAAAACGtccaaagaaacaaataaatttaaaattgcaaGAGACCCTTACCATACAAGTATAAAAAGGCATAGGGTAAAAAATGCAAAAGGAAAAGCAGAAAAGATATCAATGGGTTTGGTACGCAGAAAAGATATCAATGAGTTTGGTACTTGAAAGTTCATAATGATTATAcctaataaatttcaaagcagCACAAAGGCAGTAAGTATACTGGTCAAAGACTAAATTTTTAcgaacataaatataatttagttaCTTTTAACACACTGCTTCATCAGCATTTTTTAAACACTCAGTTTAATGTAGTTTGTAAACATAACACCCTCTTCACGGTACTAAATGAAAAGAGGgtggaaaaaataaaaccacttCAGGTAACTTGAACGGTCAAAAATCAAAGCAAGGAACCTTTTGAAAGGCCCAACTAAATTACGATTAAAACCTATTTGAATGGATAAAGACACTTCAGTTGTAAGGAAACGTAAAAGAATACATGGACACAAGAAAAACAGTAGTTGCAAAACATATCTTAATCTTCTTACTAAACCGGCATGAAAGTAACTGCAAGAACATTTCTAAATGAGCAGATGATATAAATGTATTCAAAACTTGATAAATATATCTAAACCACAAAATCTAAAGCAATGTTAAAAAATGCATTAAAAATCAAGGATACTATTGAACATGAATTATGCACCGACTCAACATGAGACTTCAAATTGTGTACAAATGAAGTGATTCAAGTGAAAGCACAAACCTTCCCTAAACAAATTATCATGATTGATTATTGCTTACAACTGACATATTAGAACTTTTAACATAtctacaatattttaaaaatattctaaCAATTCAGCAGTTTCCGACTCCTATTTCTCCTTCAAGGATTTTAACATCAACCAAACTGTATCCAtgcaataaaaatgaaatatgaatgCTAATTGCTGAATTAATTTGTTACCGtattcaaatttatagttatctCTGTGTATGACTAGCATCCTAAAAAAAGGATTTGAATTAGGGTATAATATAGAATATAATCCTTGAACACATTCCTTCGTGGTGAAGAAATATAAGAAACCCACTTTGCTAAATATTACAAACCTTAAGAGAAGGGTGAACATCGGAACTATCCCTTGACAAGAACCTAAAGCAGCAATACTCAACCAAATTACGGGCATCCTTATATACAGATTCAGAGACGAgtgctttaaatattttcatcattttctgCCCAGTCAATCCATTCATCCTGCAGATCTTAACTCAAGATAGTCAAATGACAATCGCTTAATTAGTGAATAGGTCATAACAAACCAAGCTcttaatacataaaaatataacaataataataaaaaagctaGATGCCACATAATTTCACCTGCTAAATTGCTCAATGGATACAATGGCAGCTAAAGAGAGAGTTCCGTTAGGTGTTCTGCTATCAATTGTTTGTTCTGTCATGAATATGCTCTCCATTTCTGGTGCATCAAAAGCATTTCTGGGAGCAGGCTTTTTACTCTGAGCGGTTCCTACCAGTGGTGATGTTActtcattcaaaaaattttgggTCTTCACAAGCCATATATTTAACTTTTCTTGCAATACATCTGTCAAGAAATATAAAGTTTTGAACAGCCAGAACTTGAAACATTTCAAAGTTAAAAATGTCAGATTTATGATATCTTAAGCACAAACTAAGCATTAACAAGTGATAATACGAGTTCCTATGCTCCAATGCTAGAAGGATTCTATTCATATAAATTGTTCCATATTTACAGTCTGAGTTTTCTACCATTCAATTGTCCAATATGGTGAAATACCAAGCATACGGTTCTAAATATCAcaaggtcttttttttttttttttttttgggttcttgtGCTTGTGTGTTTTTCATCTTTGAAAAATACAGCAAAATAAAACTGCCAGAtgcaagaataaataaaatgagaaCACAAGGCATGCAAAGCCCTTAGTCTCAAAGATCAGCAGGGGAAGGACCAAATAACTACTCTGCATAGATGAGAAAGTTCTAACAAAGATGCCTCAAGAGTCTGTGCCAAATTCTGCATagcatactttaaaaaaaaagttcagttACATGGGTAAAATTGgagcttcttttcttctttctcttgaTATCAACATTTATAAAATGTAAATGAAAGGTAAATGCCGAAGGGAAACAATCTACTACAGCTGAACCAAAGTGAAAGCCGTAAGGTATTCATAAATACAGCAATCTCTAATACTGAGTCGAATCAGCCAACAAGGACTAgccattttttggttttctttttttctgcttGCTTAATATTAGGTCTCCAAAAGAAACACCCATTTCAGCTAATGTTACAAGGATGGTTCATTAGTAATAACCAACAATATAACGGCACACAAACAcacaaaatttaacaaatttgcaaaacaaagaaaagctcACTAGCATTGATATCATTGAGCTTCCATCTATCCCCCAAAGACTTCCCCACAAGCCTGAAGCCAGATTTATAATGATCAGCAGAACTCCTTGCACACCCAAACCTGCAAAACTCCCCACCTGAAGAAAACCCATAATTTTGTGCAGCACCTGGTGATGCCCTCAAGTGGGTAATTGGCAATTTTGAAAGCATTTTTCTTTACTGGGTCTGGTCCTCAATACTCAAAACTTTTGAGTTCATGGTCCTCTAAAAGTGCTAAAAAGCAGCAGAAACTTTTACGGGTCAAGTGGGAAACAGCTTACTTTGCTTCATGTGGGACTATTATTGAAGAAATTTGGTAGAAACGGAGAAGCAGAAAGAATGGAGGAGAGCATAAAATAGTGCCTATTTCCATATACCCCATGTGAGCTTAAGTTTATATATAGGGGCTAAATGCTTTAAGATTGAGAGTTAAAAGACTTGAAGAGCAGATAGATCCGTTGGGTCAGTGCCACGCgataaaacagaaaaacaaaaaacaaaaatagaagtaAGCAAATTCCCACACGGCTTCCAgtgtggatttttctttttcttgttttttctgtggattttcttttttctttttaatactctgaattattactaatatgggaaaatataataatagtcaagaatataaataaattttgcaatAGCATCTGGAGAAAAATAATATGGgattagaaaattataaaaaaaaataattgatgtaaTTAATCAATCCAAAAttcttcacatttttttttttgaatggagGCCTAAAATTCTTCCCATATTCTTTTGAGactataaatattcaaaatattaattaaaattactgCAATAGCATTAGCATCGCTATGGTGTGCATATATCGTTATAGTTGAATCATTTTTacagaaaataattatatatatatatatatatgtatgtatttttagGTTGTCAGTCCTCATCTGACACCAGCTTCAGTGGTATCGTGTCGCTTGCAAACCCTCACAACTCCGCCCCCAAAGTTTGGCAGCTCTCCACCGGCGACCACAGAAATCGGCAACTATCTGTATTCTTCAAGGCACTAAGCGAGGCAGCTCAGGTTAGTTTTTCTTTCGCTTATGGGACTCAGCTTGAAATCTTTTTACctttactttatttgtttttttcttcattcactcttcattttttttttttttttaatattcttatcAAATTCTGAATATGTATGCgtctggatttttttattttttatttttttgggtatgaaAAAGTGATGAAATTTGGatgcctctctttctctcttactCCCTTATTCACTTTCTCTGTCAGTATCTTTTGGAATACATCGCCCAACTATATTGGTTTACCGCAATTTCCATCTTTTATGAACAGCCATTTGGTATCAGATGGCTAAGAGATTGAGCTCGCAGCTCTTTGTCAGCAGTACTTAATCTTTCTCTGTCTTTCTCTTATTCATAATGTTGATTCTATTTCaagttttagttttgattgttgggttgttttttatttttttggggatttaGGATTATCATTTTACACCACAAATGAACAGCTCAAGAAATTGTTCTCTCCATTTGGGGCTGTTACAGAAGGTATTTCACACTTAAATTtgtttaacatttttctttttttgtcattttctttaAGTGGTGGGGTTAGTTTTCTGATTAAACGATGTTTTCTGATATgggatttgttttctttttgtagCAAGGTTAGTTAGGGATCCTAAAACTCAAAGACCCAAAGGTTTTGGTTTCGTTACCTTCGATTCAGAAGTTGAAGCTCGTAATGCTTTGAAGGCCTTGAATGGCAGGGTAATTGTCTGTCTCTCtcaggaaaaatgaaaaacacaATTAAACAATATCCGACAATGctcttttaaaaataagaatgGGAGGGATACTCACAATATATGTGGACTTATTTGCATGATTTGGCATTCTGAACACTAATTTGGATGTAACAGAATACTGCAAAAATGGTTACAATTAGTTTATAGAAAGTGGGTTTTGTTTTGGTGGTAAACCTATAAATTGGTATTTTGCTTAACTGTTATTCTctgaacaatataatataagagTTTTTAAGCACTGAGAGTGTGGTTCTGGAAGGTGCGTATAAAGGCATTTGTCTTCGACTTTTGGCAGCCTCTATTCTTTTACCATTTGATAGAAGGGCAATGATGCTCTGTATCAACTTTTCATGCtgttaatgaaatttattttcctgAATGAAGTCTGtggttatctatttttttttttttttttcatgtgcaTGTGATCATCGAAAAAATTTTTGGATTGACTTTGTACCAAAATCCCCTTATAGAACTGCAAAGATATAAGTAATCCTCAAAATACGACACGATGCCAAAAATAGTGATAAAGCAAAGCCATAGTAGGAAAGGTAACGGATGAAAATTAAGGCTACCTAGATGTTGTCTCAAAACCTTTTTTAGTATGGAAAAGGGTACACATTAACAATTTCCAACATAATTGGATTTTGCAAAACCATTGTTTGTATCATTGAACAAGTTTAGCAGCATTTGGTGACCATTTTTGTTGATTACATGCTGATATTGCATACTTTCTTGTGTACTAAAAATGGGTTCTAATGTTATTGTTAGGTTGAAAGACGGATCTGTTGTTTACAAATATATCATCTATTGAATCTATTATGTTGAGCGATATAGTCCAGGCCCTAAAGACCGTCATTCTCTGCTGTGCTGTTGGTTTGTTGTCCATTTTCTTGAGATTAGTATCGTTTACATATAGTCATTGACTGGTATGCCTATAGGATGATACTttgcttttcttattttcccTTGTCTGTATGTTATTGAGGGCTACTTCATGTACCCAATTTTGTGATACTAAACTCAGAGTTTGTTACACTTGAAAACTCAACAAAACTTAAAGAGATTTTGCATTTTACACTCTCTTATTTAGTCTTTTCAACATTGGTTGCTGTTAATTGCTATAAACAATTGTCTGCTTAGGAAGATAAATGTCTCTCTCTTATCCTCTAGCGCTTCATGGAGCAAATTATGACGCTCGTTATGCTAATTTGCTTTAGAGAACACAAATAGTATTAAAAATGCAGCTATTAGATGTATCATTTTCTTACATGTACCAGCTTCAGAAGGCATGCGGGCCTAAttgtttaattctttatttGTTCTGCAGATAGTTGATGGAAGGCTAATTTTTGTTGAAGTTGCAAGAAGCATGCAACATGGAGAGGATGCTACCTCTTGACGATGAAGCTCTTCTTCAAGTCATTTTGTTGTTTAATGTAGGAATTTTATAAGCCATGATTTGGGAGTTTCGTGGTGAAATATAGCTTGTAACACAAGAAACATGGTGATATGTATTTAAGATAGATTTTGCTACTGGACCATCTCCATTGCTACGCTAATTAAAAGTTGGAGGCTGTGTGAATGCTAATCGGTGAATTCAATGATTAATCGTTAATTTTAACATCAtctaacaaaagaaaacaaaaaaaaaaaaaaaaaaaaaaattgactcaaCGCTGTTACTGATATCGAAGACTCAATTTTTCTAATTCAAACTAATTAACTGATAAATTATGTCCCGGCTAGAAAAGGGTGGCGATTAACAATGATGGAGTTGTTACTGTCCAATTACTAAATGCCACAATGGTTTCTACTTAACCtttgaagaaagaaaataaaaaaaaaactttcataagaaaaagtaaaataataataaaataaatataaaactattaATTTCGAATCCCTTCAAAACTTAACCTTTGTTTAGTTTTTCGTTAATCTAACAGGTGATCATGGGGTGTTGTGGTTGTGGGTGTTGGCGTTGGAGGCTTATGATGTTGgtaattgaatttttctttttggctaaTCACGTTAGTTGTCCAAAGGAActtaataaaaccaaaaaaataaaaataaaaagaccaaaACCTTTGAGTAGTCTTTTAAAGCATGCATAGTTGAGTGAAGCTGTTACTATGGCCCTATCTCCATCATATTCTCCTGCATTCCTCTCCACCAGtcattcatcatcatcatctctgAAACTTGTCCAATTTCATAATCCCTTAATCCACTCTTACTTCCCAGAAAAACCCACTTCCGCCATCCCCATCCACACACTCCCAACCAGTACTAGTACTTCAGCTTCTAATCAAAAGTGGAGAGCCAGAGTTTCATTCTTTCCTGCCTTCTTGAACAGAGCCAAAGTTGCTGAATCTCTCAAGGAACAGCTTCTTGAGGCCATCGCGCCTCTTGATAGAGGCGCGGAAGCCACACCAGAAGACCAGCAGAGAGTTGATCAGGTTGGTTTTCAtactcttttctttcctctgccttttaataatttgatttcaTTATTagcccacacacacacatgtatatgTATTTTGATAATTGGAATGTTTAATCTAAGGTAGATAGCACGCAAACTTGAAGCAGTAAATCAAATCAAGGAGCCACTAAAATCTGATTTACTGAACGGAAAATGGGAGCTCATATACACCACTTCAACATCAATTTTGCAAACCCAGGTAAAATGAATGTTCTCAGTTCTCCTTTTATttgctttaaataatttttctttcacacttttttggatttttttttttttttttttttttttttttttttttgtgggtaacGAATGTTCATACTTGAACCTAGGGCCCCAAGGACACCTTTACTGGTTGCTTGACTTGGGAAGATTCTTTTTAGTCTTTTGTGGGTATATGTATcagaaataatcaaaatatgTTGACACTTCACAGACTGCtaaccatatacatacatacatatatatatatatatatttatataaccaaAGCGTTAGTTAAAATAGATTTACTTTTCATGTCTTAGAATTATATCTTGCCCTGTTCTGTAATCTGTATATTGCATTGCTTCTTttattccatgttttttttaTGATCATATACATAGAAGTATAAGATAGCTCCTTATGTTTACATTTGAAACAAATAGCAGTTTAGTGCCCATTACAATCTCAACTACAATTTATATTatacttaaaaatattatatttatcagGAATATTTCACAGTAAAAGATTTGTATTGCAAGCTTTCAAGctcatacttatatatatatatatatatgtaatataatatttcaaatgaGAATGGTTTTTGGTTGATTGGGTTTAGCAGTTGAATGTGTGGGGTAATTGGTTGATTCATTTTTTCTGACTATTTTGTTGAGAATGGTTTTTGGTTGATTGGGTTTAGCAGTTGAATATGCAGGGTAATTGGTTGATTCATTTTTTCTGACTACTTTGTTATTCAccggcaatatatatatatatatacatatatatatatatatgtatacggaaattctatagtAAGGACGGTCCAcatgagaaccgcagtattagtgacggttttttataatattaacaacggttttttagaatatcgtcaccaatactatataaaaccgtcatcaatactgtggtccgcatgagaaccgtccgCATCATAGAcggactgatatatatatatatatattttaagttccacaattttttgcttttattcttgctcctatgtatatatatataatgaaattcaGGTATGGACGTCCACAAATTCACAACTTGTTAACTCGTGGACCTCCAAATTTGAATGATGCTGTGTATATTAAACTAAGCTTATGTTATGACAGAGACCCAAATTTTTGAGATCAACTGCAAACTACCAAGCTATTAATCTTGATACACTTAGGGCACAAAATATGGAATCTTGGCCATTTTTCAATCAGGTATCACTCTCTAATGATTCCCTCAAagtagggtttttatttttttatacatgtaGACGATgatttacaagaataaaaaaaagccTGAATAAAAGCAGTTtccttttaaaagaaaatattttttaataataagttGGGAGTTGATTGCTCACATATTTCGTCACAGCAAGTCTTTGAAAGGTTATTATGAATATTACTTTACCAATTACCATGAAATTTTGTTATTCCCAGTGCTTTGACGCTCATGATCATTGATCAACGCCATTGTAtctgtaaattatatatatgtgtgtgtgttttaatatacgtatatatatgttaatattataaattgatgTTTTTATTGTGCAGATCACAGCTAATCTGGTACCTTTAAACTCAAGAAGGGTGGCTGTTAAGTTCGATTTCTTCAAGATTGCTAGTCTGGTAGGTACTAAGCTCTTATCTAAGATCTATTCATcgtgtatattttatttattaactatttttatgcttttagaTTTTACAATTATGTGTTTCATCTAAGCAAAGATTCATACCAAGCACAAACTAGCTAGAATCCAACAGTACTCATACAAAATGGGAAAGATAAGGAATTACAATATGCTtggatcaaaattaatattgtctGACAAAAGTTTGGTATGGTTCATAGATACCTATTAAATCTCCTGGAAGTGGTCGTGGTCAATTGGAAATCACTTACTTGGATGAGGAATTAAGGTAAATATATGtagcataaaaaataaacacatttAGTAATGActtgattttgtttattattaaattatacatgtatttatttttaataattgtgtTGTGTTATTTGGCAGGATATCAAGAGGTAATAGAgggaatttatttatattgaaaatggtGAATCCATCCTATAGGATCCCGAATTAGCTCTTgggaaatataatttttgagggtttattttattatatatatatatatatatataacaatatttaatataaagggGAGAATGTTTGATATCTTAAACTGTAACCTATATAAGGGACATATTAACTGAGCTaatttcatcttatataatatttcatgCTTTGAGCTATAGATATAAGTgtacaaaattataattgatcCAACGAAATTGACTAATCTAATCCAATTAGATTTGATTAGTTGAAAATTCTAAATTCCACTTGGATTGATTCATTTTGGTATTTCAAAATAGCTAATCCTAtccaaatccatcaaatccaataaatatataatatattaaaattttattaggtATTTGAGTGTTATTGGTTAGTTTATAAATTACAAGTAGGATACACCAGGGTAGATTATTgtctttttttaatacaaatttgtACCTGCTTAACACAAATTCCAATATAGTTTTTATGTTGTAGTATATGTTGATCATTGGCATATTGacttaaaaaaagttatttaataTTTGACTTTAtgcatgttgttattattactattattattattatgttatttaattTGTAGTTTTTTTCAATGATATGCACattattatgaatatttataGTTAATAAAGTTTCTGgatttgttttttctaatttaaacattaaaagTTGAATTTAATCCAAATCAATTAACATAATCAATCCAAATTGATCAAGAGATTGGATTACTTATTTTCTT
This genomic interval carries:
- the LOC107427791 gene encoding uncharacterized protein LOC107427791 isoform X1 — its product is MYVFLGCQSSSDTSFSGIVSLANPHNSAPKVWQLSTGDHRNRQLSVFFKALSEAAQGLSFYTTNEQLKKLFSPFGAVTEARLVRDPKTQRPKGFGFVTFDSEVEARNALKALNGRIVDGRLIFVEVARSMQHGEDATS
- the LOC107427791 gene encoding small RNA-binding protein 11, chloroplastic isoform X2; protein product: MAKRLSSQLFVSRLSFYTTNEQLKKLFSPFGAVTEARLVRDPKTQRPKGFGFVTFDSEVEARNALKALNGRIVDGRLIFVEVARSMQHGEDATS
- the LOC107427792 gene encoding probable plastid-lipid-associated protein 4, chloroplastic; amino-acid sequence: MALSPSYSPAFLSTSHSSSSSLKLVQFHNPLIHSYFPEKPTSAIPIHTLPTSTSTSASNQKWRARVSFFPAFLNRAKVAESLKEQLLEAIAPLDRGAEATPEDQQRVDQIARKLEAVNQIKEPLKSDLLNGKWELIYTTSTSILQTQRPKFLRSTANYQAINLDTLRAQNMESWPFFNQITANLVPLNSRRVAVKFDFFKIASLIPIKSPGSGRGQLEITYLDEELRISRGNRGNLFILKMVNPSYRIPN